From the Melanotaenia boesemani isolate fMelBoe1 chromosome 9, fMelBoe1.pri, whole genome shotgun sequence genome, the window tccacagggtggccaggctctcccttagagatagggtgagaagcttggtgatccgggaggggctcagagtagagccgctgctcctccacatcgagaggagccagatgactcgggcatctggttaggatgcctcctggatgcctccctggtgaggtgttccgggcacgtcccaccggaaagaggccccggggaagacctaggacacgctggacggactacatctctcggctggcctgggaacgcctcggaatccctccggatgagctggtgaatgtggccagggagagggaagtctgggtttccctgcttgggcagctgcccctgcgacccgactccggataagcggcagaaaatggatggatggatggatggatggatattgtAAATACTTTTGAACACTTAACTGTCTGCCACTaccactttatttttatttattttattttaaattatatttttatgttttattgtcttacttcatgtgtgttttgaaaataatttttatatgtCCTTGTTATGTCATTTCTATGGTGAGAGAGAACAGCATCTCAGTTCCtctatatgttttttaaaaatatggtgaattgacaataaaagtttttaaatctttgaatAATATTCACAgattctttgacattttttcgACAATTATATTAGTCTGTCTCTTTACATATGTTTCCatcagaaaatgtgaaaataatcatgtgcacacaaacaacaagctgtcctctgatttttaaaattaataattaaaaagggATTACAGGATAAGTGTCTACTGTACTTCAGTGCATTGTAATATGACTCAGGTAAGCAAtggaatttatatatatatatatatatatatatatatatatcaatttaaaaacttttcattttcaataTTGTTGTTAATATTGAAATAGGTGTGTTGGATTCATTGGGAGAGAAGAAAGGTTTCATAAAGCTAGGGACAGAATTTATAGAATTTCAAAGGTACTTGCATGTTGAGGGAAAAAGAACAGTTAGCAATTTAAGACTACGGGCTTGTAGCAACAAAAGACAGTAATAGACTCCACTGGAATTATGCGTGTGTCCTGTACTCTGGccagtttagtttttaattcgTCACTGGGACATCCgggtattttctttctttttttttttttttttttttttttttttgattgacagttgccatggcaacaagctAGAGCATCGCCATTTTGTCAGGAGGGTTTTTTTTCCCAGCTCAGTCTTTTCAAATGTTCTCCCTTCCCGCCGGAATAATGCTGTCAGTGGATATATGTTTGACGTTTTTGGACATCGAAATGCGCATAGTGTATCGGATTAAGAAGATAAAGGGGCCGACGTTTTAACATCGTTAAAATAATTAGGCGGCGCCGCACTAACTCAGTTGTCCGTGTCTCTGGTCCACCGGGCCGGTTCACTGCGCAGGTTTGGACCGCGCGCCATTTTGTGAAAATTGACACAAAATTCCTAACCAAAATTATCAGAGGACACGGCTTCTGTTTCGAGATTAAAATGCTTTGGATGTAACTGCATTGTCGCACATATCCAGGTGACCGATGCAAATCTGAAAAGACAGTGTTAAATGAGGATTTGGCATAACGTTTATTTAGCGGTAGCTAGAATTGTTAGCTTGAGGCTAGCCAAGGCAGGTAGCTAATGTTAGCTGCGTTCATTTTGTCAACTAGCTAGCCACTTCGCTAAGGTTAGCTGGTAAGTAATGCGTGCTAGTTAGCATGTTGCTTGTCATCAGCTGATAGTAACATCACTAAATAAGTTTTGATCACGTATGTTGCTCATCAAACCTTGGGTCATGAAGTGCGTACTAGATGTGATTGGCGAGTTATTTTAGAGTTTGCCGGCCAAAGGACGGGGATTGGATTTACTCGCTAACCGTGCAGGGAGGGGAGAATATCAAGCTGGATAAGTTTCCTCATCATACAGGTTATTGGACTTTAAATGAAGATCGTGCCATCAGAGGTGAGTAGTTCCAACCCTTGTATTTAACACATTAGTATGTATTGGTCAGGTTAACGGTATTGCAGATGTATATTCTTTGCAACCCGAGTTGTTAACAATGATGGACGCGGTAGTTGGGAATGGCAGCTTATGGTGAGGCGGCTagcaaacattttgtgaaaccAACATTAACATTTGCTTTCAGTCAGTAGGTCAGGGGACGGATTTAATGTTGGAGGGCAACGGCAGCCCAGCTGACTCTGAGCTATTTTCAACGGACTATGTGGTCTTGGACGGAGAGTCATGCTGGCACGGTGTTAACGTTATTGCTAACCCTGCTATTTTAGACACTGTCATTGTAAGATTGAATACGTCTTAACTTGCATCCAGGATTTGATTTACTGTCAGTGCACTGTCAAATCATATTATTATCAGGGGTATCGTGGATTTTACTGATGCTAACCTAGCTAATTCGGCTAACTTGGCTAATGGTTAACGTTGACTTGTTGACGAACCAGCTGAATGGGCCCCACGACCCGCTGGCTGCACACAGCGTCACTAGCTAACGTTGGACTGATGAGATATATGCTCGCCTGTCCCGCAGTTTTCGGGGTAACGGCGACGTTAACTAGTTAGACTGCTAGCGGTAACGTGAGCCTGAACACGTTTATCGTCGTTTTGAGGGAATTGGAGTACCACACAAAAGATATGTATCAAGGGAGGACGAAAATTAACATTGAATATGCTTCCTGAATTTCAACCATGACGAGATCTACTTTATCATCTGTAAGTATGGCGCTACTCGGGAACCGTTCATTTACATGAACCTTaggtttttaattgtttggGTGGGTAACATTTGATTTCGCTTTGAAATGGATCTGATCAGTTGGGCGTGAGACGATGGCACAGGTTTGTTACCGAGGTCTTTAAAGATCACTTATGATATGATACGGTTACTAATATCAAGCTAGCTGTCGTTATATTTACACCTAAATAGGCCCGTTAATACCATATTGACTGGAGCCAGAAAAGGAACTGTTCATATGTTAGTACTGAATATTGAGGATAATGAGATGTTAAAAGgagactaaaagaaaaagctagTGTGCTCGCTAAATGGCTTGTTGGCATGTTCCAATGGAAGTTTTGATGCCCCCCTCcccctttttatttataattaagcATATACTATTGTTAGTCAAATGTTTGCTGTGTTGTCTGCAAAATAGTCTcaagtcaaactttttttttttttttatctgcataGTCCTGTACAGTAAATTGAGTTTGACTTACTGGGTCCTGGCAAacagtttatttgaaaaatgtatttaatgtatataGACAccacatgaaaaatattttaaaagtacaTTAACTATGAATATGGCAAGAGAAGAGCAAGCCGCTTTTAGGCCAAgaacaatattaatattgataTAAGTGTTTAACACCAGCTTTTTAATAGTTTCATATATATTCTGTTTTGAAAATTGAATGCCTGGGTTACCCACAAGCagcttaccttttttttttttaataagcaaCAATCTTCTAGAATTTAAtccacattttaaatttcagttttgAGTTTTTGAATTCTTGCAAAATTCATACATTTACctcaaaatactttttaaaaaagtttgggGGTATGTCTTGTTTTTAGTGCACAGCTGACTTTTCTACTTAAGTTTAACCACAATACAGTTAAAACCCACCAAAAATGCAAAatgataataatgttttttattctttgtagtGGGTTGTGGTTTGCTGCTGgactcttctcccaggatgatATGAAATTTTACAGAAGATGCATCCAGGTTAGCTGCTGTATATGCAAGTCTTAACTTTTTTTGTGGGGAACCAGCTTACttcttatcttttctttcacttgtatttttattattattattattatttttagtatgGATGTGCTGACATTTTTGGACCTTCTGAAGTTGATAAAAGGCCAAAACATATAGACTAGTCTGAGCAATATTTGGGATTTTACTCTTTGAAGTTAAACCTTGTATTAAATGTTCAAACTCAGTGgttctgttttattatatttaaagagTAGAACAAGTAGGACCACAGGCATTAGtcataaaaaactgttttagtttaatttttttatttagcctaAATAGTATgaaaaatcaagtaaaaaaattatatttaggtGAAATTGTTTATGAAATatcatataaatacatttatatagtAATGGTAAAATAAGCTATGTCTTAGTTTAAAAATACAGTGGGCTCTATCTTCTTACAGTTCCTcttatgtgtattttttgctttttcaaagCTGGGTCAGCTTTCTAATGCTCTCAGATGGAGTGCAGGTTTTGGGCTGTGCAGCTATTTTGCTGTCAGGCTCTTGTGTTGAAAGCAACGTCTAAGTGTGCCAAAGttcaattttatttcttgtttatttcttgttttctcaTTGGAAAATGGGAGCAGCTCTGCCCTGGCAACAAAAGTAGGCTATTTGCATACTGCGTTGTGATTGGTCTGTGCATTGATGGGCTTGCCAAATCACGCTGTATCTCTGTGGTGATAGGCTATGCTAATTAGGTGCTGTTGCTGGGATTCTGAATAGTGGTTACTGTGTAGCACTGGTGAATTGTGTTGTCTGGTGAGAGATGCTGATAGCTGAACATgctatttaataattttttgatTCCTTCTGGCTGAAAATGAAGGATGATTCACTGTACAGTGTGGAGATGCTGTATTTTCGCCCCTTTTCACTGTTAAACCTgctgtttttctccttcttctccacAAAGGTTGATATTAATACTGTTGTATTCtattttgtggttattttttgATAAAGCCATTTTAGTTTAAATGCTTAACAAAAGACACTGTATTAACCTGGCATTTATCTACACAATGTACTAATCCTTGTTGTTTCTGACAACTAAATAGTATTTTATTactgttgttgatttttttttttttttttaagatatgggccttattatttaaacatataTGTAATTAATACATATCCTTGATTTGCGTTGtgcaaatattttacattctCAGTGATAAATGTATACTTCTTTGTGTTAAGGGTATAAGTATTGGTTACATTAAGCAGCAACTAATATCTgtacatattatatttatacaGTAAGTAATGTTTTTATCTATCTTTTAATAGAAATCTCTGCATAAAAGAGTAAATACATCTGATTCTCAACAAGATAATTACCCATTTTCCTGGTAGTCCTTTTGTTATATGCAATATTGAATTAAGTTAATGTGCAACTCTTAACAGTGTTCATTTCTTCCAGGAGGAGAGACTTCAGCATGCAAACCTTCGTCCGTCCGGCTTGCGccctctttttctttacacACTGCTGGTCTTCAGATGGCTGCTCCAATGCCCCATACGCACCAGCAGTACAGTGACCGCCACCAGCCAAGCACTGACCAATCTGTTACGGTCTTACCGTACAGCGACCAGACACCACAGCTCACTGCCAATCAGGTATACTAACCCTGCCCCCCTGCACATGTTGGTTTTACAAGAATTTCAGGAATTGCAATGCTTAATGTGATATGAAAGTCTGCTTCCCTTTTTTCCGCTGTCACTAGGCAGAGTAGCTGCTTGTCAAATGTGTCTTTCAGACTAATCATACCATATTGTGCAAAAttaattgtgtaaaatgtaattcTAACCCAATAACCCTGTAAATGAAGCTGCTAATTATTGATTTGGTGTgcatttagaaataaattatttattttttttaatgaaatgtgattttatacCTTTGGTACTTCAGAGGCACATGCCCCAGTGCTTTCGTGACCCAACTTCAGCTCCCCTGAGGAAGCTTTCCATTGACCTTatcaaaacatacaaacacatcaatgaggtatgtttttattattattataatttaaataacatgaaattGTAACAATCACTTAATCTTCATAGAAAGTTAATAAGCTATTGTTTTAATAACTGATTCAGAATTTTAGCAGATATTTTTATAATGTCAGGTATAATTAATAACTCAGATATTTATGCATCTCTTTGTCACAAATGGTAATGACCTGGATATTTTAGGAGTTCAGAGTGTTGGActaaatgtgacattttgtgTTTAAGTATGGGAAATTAAAGTTAGAAttgttttctgttgatttttattgaaaatgatGAGTAAATAAATCCATATTCTAAATCATTTCTAACATAATacaataaagaaatgtttatattttgtgtgcTTCATAAAGATCTGCAAGATTTCCATGTGAgatttataaaatgtattttgtaaaTACACAGGTGTATTATGCAAAAAAGAAGCGACGGCACCAACAGGGCCAGGGTGAAGACTCCAGTcacaaaaaggagagaaaagtcTTTAATGATGGCTATGACGATGATAACTATGACTACATCGTCAAGAACGGGGAGAAGTGGATGGACCGCTATGAGATTGATTCCTTGATAGGAAAAGGATCATTTGGACAGGTGCTTAATATAATATTACAAACATATTCTTGATTTGATTACGTGTGATTGATTATagataatttaatataaataaaaataaataatacatttgcTTTCTATGAATAATCTAAAGATATTTTTTACCCACTTAAAGTTTTACTCTTTACTATTAGggttttctgtgattttattgtgtgtgctGATGGTTCTTATTGAATACATGTCCTGAATGTAACATTGAAAGCATTCACATTTACTCTCTTTGGCATCTTTAGGTTGTAAAAGCATACGACCGAGCAGAGCAAGAATGGGTTGCCATTAAGATTATCAAAAACAAGAAAGCTTTCCTCAATCAAGCCCAGATAGAAGTGCGCCTCCTGGAGCTCATGAACAAACATGATACTGAGATGAAATACTACATTGGTAATTGACTCCTAAAATATGCACCCATTTCAAGATAAAGTCTATCTTGGTCCAGTCTTGTAAGATATTTGACAGAAATTGAAATGGCATGTTTTTAGGTTTGACTAACttggtttaaatttaattttttacagtTCACCTAAAGCGTCACTTCATGTTTCGAAACCACCTCTGCCTCGTGTTTGAGATGCTGTCTTATAACCTCTACGACCTGCTCCGAAATACCAACTTCCGTGGCGTCTCACTCAACCTCACCCGGAAGTTTGCCCAGCAGCTATGCACGGCGCTACTCTTCCTGGCCACGCCTGAGCTCAGCATCATCCACTGTGACCTGAAGCCTGAGAACATCCTCCTCTGTAATCCTAAGAGGAGTGCCATCAAAATAGTGGACTTTGGCAGCTCGTGCCAACTGGGACAAAGGGTATGTACCTGCAGTTTTCCTCATCAGCAATACAGTGAATGTATACAAGACTATCCTGGCAAGATGTGTTGTTAGTCTAAATGAAAGTAATGAAATTCAGGAAATGGAGGTAAATAATgaaccttaattttttttttctcctttccccCTTCCTTCCATGTGTGCATAGATATACCAGTATATCCAGAGTCGCTTCTACCGTTCCCCAGAGGTGCTGCTGGGAATGCCCTATGACCTGGCCATCGACATGTGGTCCTTGGGTTGCATTTTGGTAGAGATGCACACTGGAGAACCTCTCTTTAGTGGAGCCAATGAGgtataatgatgatgatgatgatgaaatgtCGCCTATGTTGTGTAGAGGGATTTAGTTGATAAGATAGCTTTCACCTGGTAATGTGACATTATTGAAAATCTAACTTAACATTCTAATGGCTATTCAGATGCAGTAAACATGCCAACATGACTAAATAATAGGATTCATTTTTTATCCCCCCAGGTGGACCAGATGAACAAAATAGTTGAGGTTCTTGGTATCCCGCCTAATCACATAATGGACCTAGCCCCAAAAGCCAGGAAGTTCTTTGAGAAACTTTCGGATGGTACATGGAGTGTTAAGAAGACCAAAGATGGCAAAAGGGTGAGCTCAGTGTTTAGATGCTGGCAAACTGGTGGCTGTTGTAAAAAAATGATTAGATATTGGTGACAAAGAATGGACATTATTTAATAGCTGTGTACTCCCAACAGTATAAGCCTCCAGCTTCACGAAAGCTCCACTCCATCCTGGGTGTGGAGACAGGGGGTCCAGGTGGCCGACGTGCTGGGGAATCTGGCCATGCTGTTGCTGACTACTTGAAGTTCAAGGACCTGATCCTCCGGATGTTGGACTATGACCCTAAGAGCCGCATCCAACCCTACTATGCCCTGCAGCACAGCTTCTTTAAGAAGACTGCGGACGAGGGGACCAATACAAGCAGCAGTGTATCTACAAGCCCCGCATTAGAGCAATCCCAGTCTTCAGGAACCACCTCCAGTACCTCCTCTAGTTCAGGTAATGGTCATCTCAAACGTCTGGGCAGCTAAGACAGTGACACACATTAAAACTGAATCTTCATCGCTTTAAATGCATTACAGTTGTTGATCCTCACTTTCTGAGCCATTAAAATCCATATTTTTGTCCTACTGTAATATTATCTAATTTTTTTGTAGTATTTGTCATAAAGCAGCTAAAGATATACTTGTGATCCTTCTGTTTAACCTGTAGGAGGATCATCTGGGACGAGTACCAGTGGCAGAGCAAGATCAGACCCTACTCATCACCACTTGCACAGTGGAGGACACTTTGGCACGACCATGCCTGCCATCGATGGTGACAGCATCTGCCCACAGGTCAGCAACTTACCTCAAAAGATCCTCAGATCTGACACCAAATGCATTTTTTGTGATGatggaaaattaaaatgagtGTTTATCACAAACTCTTGTCACGATTTCTTTCAtagcaaaacacaacaaagaagcaaagtaaaattaatagaacaaatgttaaaaacatcAATGAATTTGACAAGTAAAATTCTCTTAATACATATAGTTTCTTATGTAGCCGCATTGCCTTTTAAtggcataaaaaacaaacaaaacttgaaATTAATTTCATTGTGTGCTAAAAGGGAAAATACCATTGCTGCATGATAGTGAACAGATcagttatgttaaatgtgtgtgtgcattaaaGTTTTCAGGCacttataattaatttaaagtggtttaattttttttcacaactGACTCATGTCATTTGTTTGACAATGACAGGCGAGACAACCTTACCCACCCCCACTGGTGTGGGGAGGTGGTGTTGGACCAGAGTCAGTCACTGGAGAGACCCACCCAGTTCAGGAGACCACCTTCCATGTTCCCCCTCAGCACCCTAAGGCCCTGCATCCTCACTCACACAGTCATCACCACCATGGGCAGATGATGGCTACACGTCCGCGCCCACGCCACTACACCTCCCCAACACACAGCTCCTCGACACAGGACTCCATGGAGGTGGTTCATGGCCATCTGTCCATGACCTCCCtgtcttcctctgcctcctcttcctctacaTCGTCCTCTTCCACTGGGAACCATGGCAACCAGGCCTACCAGCTCCGCCATTTGCCCGTGGGAGCCCTTGACTTTGGTCAAAATGGTGGGCTGAGCATGGGGCTAGGTGCCTTCTCGAACCCACGGCAGGAGACTGGCATGGCAGCGCACCCTGCATTTTCCATGGGCACGAACACAGGGCCTGCCCACTACCTAGCGGAAGGCCACCTAGGCATGAGGCAAGGCATGGACCGAGAGGAGTCTCCAATGACtggagtgtgtgtgcagcagagtTCTATGGCCAGCTCGTGACTGCACTGACATTTGGCTGTGTGTTCCCCCTGTGCGTCATTTTTAAGGTGGTGTTTTTTACTACAAGGTGTGTTGAGAACAAAAGCTGCTCACGTCAGAAGGGAGATATCACTGAACCGCTACTACAGAGAAAAACCTTTTGTTAAAAAGTATATATGTAattttcatcagtttttcttttgcaatcATTAGGCACAAAATAAAACTGCGGAATTACCATTGTGAGATTGAGACATCCATCTTACCATTCACCAGTTTCATGTAACCACCAAATAATCACCATATGGTATTATGTGGCAAAATCttttaaggagcatttcagagcaAAGTTTGAAGCTGTTTTCAGCCAGCTGTTAGTGATGAAATGCTTGGCGTCCTATTACGGTTCAAACCATGGACTGCCTGACATTACTGTTCCactggttaattatttttgCCCTTTTTAAGTGAAATTTCACATAAGAGCTGCTTGTAAATCCTGTAGCTTGACAATGAGGGGAAGTGTTTGCGGTGATATTTCTTGTTGTTGGTGGGTATTGTGTGACTCTGTTAAAGAGGAGCACATAGCAGTGGAGTCCCTATGCGTGTGCTGGCCAGGTGGAAAGGAGACCCCGCAGGTGGATACTGACACCAATCGGGTAAAAGGAGAGGGATGCACCACCCCTCAAGCCTAGAGGCCCTGTGGTCCTGCAAGCTGCAGTCGGGCCCGGCACAGGCAAGTGATGGGCATGGGAGACGAAAGGATCCAGCCCAGTGAATGGAAGACAGTCAGTGGCTGGTTCTAGATAACCCTTTGGCCTTATGACTCATGGACTTGGAATGGAATGGAGCTGGACATTATCATTTGAATTAAGATGGCTTTTCTCTATTTTTCTCTCTAGACAGCCCTTAATTCTTTAAGGAAATTAAAACAACTTAGAAAAGGTAAATAAGAATGGTAATTTGAGGCCTTTCTCGACAAAGATTTCGTCTTCAGCAGGGCCCCACATAACAGGGTCTTATTGTACACAACAACCTCCTAAAACATTACTTCCTTGAAATTCACTGGTTAAGGATTTTGCAGTGGAAAGAACTGTCTATTCCAGAGTttacccctttttttctttttcttttttttttcccctgttcgtttgtttgtttttttcccccttttgcaTGTAATTCCTCATCAGAACCACCTGCACAAGTCTCTCCATCCAAAACAtggaaactgaagaaaaaaatgagttaAGTGACTGCCTTTTTTCTCCTCAAATTATGCTGTGAATTTTACAAAAATTTATTTTCCCTTTGGATATGTTTTTATACCAAAGCAGTTGTTTTATAGCATATAGGTGTCTGTAACCAATAATGTAGCAGTTCACCATTTTGACGCAAAGTTTATCAAGATCTTATTTTAACGtcaacacaaacagctgcaatATATTACTTTAGCAAAACTGGAGACCGTTGTCGAGACCGTTGGCTATTGTGTATTTTGGCCAGATTTGTTTGCAATGTTTTACCAAAACTGTTTCCATATTAATTGGTAGATTATTTTGGGAGTCTTTTAAAACTTTGGTATGTTAGAGAATTTGGTAGTTACTCTGCAGGCTCCAGAGTAGCAAGATAGAGGCTGATggtttaagagaaaaaaaagatagaaaaaacaaaaacatacaaaaaaaaaaaaaaaaaaaaaaaggagactaATGCGTTCTATTTCTGTGTCGTCGTTTTTCTTTTGCCCCCATCATactatttcaaagggtgttgctGCCTTTCATACATCATTTGGTCAACTTGGCTAGTTTATGCCATGAAGCAAGACTTTGACATTTTGTTGCCAGGGTAAGGATAATTGTGGCAAATCAGTTTGTGTTGAATGCTATAGTTCTGATGTGGTAGGGCAGATGATTCACATGATTGTTGTCCTATTCAAAGGGAAAGGGTGTCTGTCAGCCCACAATCACATTGCTTTGCCAAGGCAGACACACATGTCTTCAAAACATTAGTCAGTTACCAGACtttaattttcttcctttttttttttttttttttctttttcgttTTGTATCAGGGATTTTGAAGTGCTTTCTTTCTTCAGTTGCTCATTTTTACTAGCTTTGAAATTagacaaaaaaggagaaaaaaactgtCCACAGCCCCCTCGCAAATTGAGGGCAGGCCAAAAGTCAtactgttgtcttttttttgttttatttttttattttattttattttattttggttttaggAGAAACCATCATAAGCAGTCATTCTTGGTATTTCCAAACACAAATGTCAAGCTACCTATATTGAGATTGGGGTTTTATCTGGATGTCAAGGTTAATTGCAAATTTGCAATCATTTTTTCATACCCCGCTGAATTTGAGACATTTAGAACTTGTCAGTGGTTTTATTACTGGCATTCATACTGGTACTAAACATTCcaaaaataaagactgaaaacaaaaaaaattgactGCAGTGACTCGTAAGTGTGCGCCTATTTCAGATCATGCTGATTGACCTCTTATTTAGAGCAGTTGTCATGAAATGCAGCCCCTTTTTAATAGTTGAAATAgaatttatgtatatatttatatttttttaataaaggaagTATAGAACTCACTACCTTGCTCCTGCTGGTATGTTGATTATGTTTGTCAATTTGGTGACCATTCAGTGGGCAGGAACTCCTGTTTTCTTAGTGGCAAAACCTTGCCTTTTGGCAAAGGTACTTGACTACATCAGGACAACACTATGAGGTAGGGTTTGAATCAAACAGGGAAAGCTAGATCTTCAAACCTTAATAATTTTCACAGGGTATATTGTAAGTGCATGTACATCACAAACCTTACGTTTTGGTTATATGAGAAGCACatggttggaaaaaaataaaacaaaaaaaaataggttCCATCTTTCATAAGCCTGTTGAGTTTGTGGgttatacacaaacacatatactTGTTGACATATCTGAACACCCAACAAAAGTTGAAATCCTCTTATTTAATTTGGATTTATCCTTTTCATTTTTGAGTTcacattttttcactttttttgtacATGCAACATGCACTATAGAAATGAACAGCATGGGGGAAAGGATAAGTCCATGTATCCACAGATTGTAAGATCTAGTCAAGACTTTGCTGTGTTTATGACAATGCCCTTTGTATTATATTAAGACAGTCTTATGTATGATATATAAAAAGAAGTTAACTGAATTGTTCTGTGTGTCTTTATTGTTTCTCGACAATTACGTCTGCAACagttgatatttttttaatccgATTTATATAACAGATCTGCCACCGTAACTCAGAGCCAATGAATGGGAAAAAGATAATGGGAAGCATTACGGGATAGGAGATCCTCCCTTTATAAAATATCGACTGGCTCTACATGACGACTTGGCTCGTTGGTCTAGGGGTATGATTCTCGCT encodes:
- the dyrk1ab gene encoding dual-specificity tyrosine-(Y)-phosphorylation regulated kinase 1A, b isoform X1 gives rise to the protein MHPGGETSACKPSSVRLAPSFSLHTAGLQMAAPMPHTHQQYSDRHQPSTDQSVTVLPYSDQTPQLTANQRHMPQCFRDPTSAPLRKLSIDLIKTYKHINEVYYAKKKRRHQQGQGEDSSHKKERKVFNDGYDDDNYDYIVKNGEKWMDRYEIDSLIGKGSFGQVVKAYDRAEQEWVAIKIIKNKKAFLNQAQIEVRLLELMNKHDTEMKYYIVHLKRHFMFRNHLCLVFEMLSYNLYDLLRNTNFRGVSLNLTRKFAQQLCTALLFLATPELSIIHCDLKPENILLCNPKRSAIKIVDFGSSCQLGQRIYQYIQSRFYRSPEVLLGMPYDLAIDMWSLGCILVEMHTGEPLFSGANEVDQMNKIVEVLGIPPNHIMDLAPKARKFFEKLSDGTWSVKKTKDGKRYKPPASRKLHSILGVETGGPGGRRAGESGHAVADYLKFKDLILRMLDYDPKSRIQPYYALQHSFFKKTADEGTNTSSSVSTSPALEQSQSSGTTSSTSSSSGGSSGTSTSGRARSDPTHHHLHSGGHFGTTMPAIDGDSICPQARQPYPPPLVWGGGVGPESVTGETHPVQETTFHVPPQHPKALHPHSHSHHHHGQMMATRPRPRHYTSPTHSSSTQDSMEVVHGHLSMTSLSSSASSSSTSSSSTGNHGNQAYQLRHLPVGALDFGQNGGLSMGLGAFSNPRQETGMAAHPAFSMGTNTGPAHYLAEGHLGMRQGMDREESPMTGVCVQQSSMASS
- the dyrk1ab gene encoding dual-specificity tyrosine-(Y)-phosphorylation regulated kinase 1A, b isoform X2, whose translation is MAAPMPHTHQQYSDRHQPSTDQSVTVLPYSDQTPQLTANQRHMPQCFRDPTSAPLRKLSIDLIKTYKHINEVYYAKKKRRHQQGQGEDSSHKKERKVFNDGYDDDNYDYIVKNGEKWMDRYEIDSLIGKGSFGQVVKAYDRAEQEWVAIKIIKNKKAFLNQAQIEVRLLELMNKHDTEMKYYIVHLKRHFMFRNHLCLVFEMLSYNLYDLLRNTNFRGVSLNLTRKFAQQLCTALLFLATPELSIIHCDLKPENILLCNPKRSAIKIVDFGSSCQLGQRIYQYIQSRFYRSPEVLLGMPYDLAIDMWSLGCILVEMHTGEPLFSGANEVDQMNKIVEVLGIPPNHIMDLAPKARKFFEKLSDGTWSVKKTKDGKRYKPPASRKLHSILGVETGGPGGRRAGESGHAVADYLKFKDLILRMLDYDPKSRIQPYYALQHSFFKKTADEGTNTSSSVSTSPALEQSQSSGTTSSTSSSSGGSSGTSTSGRARSDPTHHHLHSGGHFGTTMPAIDGDSICPQARQPYPPPLVWGGGVGPESVTGETHPVQETTFHVPPQHPKALHPHSHSHHHHGQMMATRPRPRHYTSPTHSSSTQDSMEVVHGHLSMTSLSSSASSSSTSSSSTGNHGNQAYQLRHLPVGALDFGQNGGLSMGLGAFSNPRQETGMAAHPAFSMGTNTGPAHYLAEGHLGMRQGMDREESPMTGVCVQQSSMASS